Part of the Eshraghiella crossota genome is shown below.
ATCGGAAAAAGAAAGTCTGTGAAAGATCCAACCCCTCTTGATATACAGATGAGACTATATGAAGATGATATTAACACCACCATAATAAATAACAGCGAAAGAGAGGAAAAAGCAGATGATGTGGAATGAATTTTTGCTGATTGTCCTTTTTTCACTGGGAGCAGGATTTGTGACTTCCTGCGGATATTTCGCGTTATTTATGACCGTTGGGGTTATTAGCAGAATAGTACAGTTTACCCATACGGCAGGCAGAGAAAGGTTTTACGAGAACCTTGTCATAACCGGGGTTACGGTAGGAAATGCATTTTTTACATTTACTCCGTATGAATTTCTTCCGTCGGCAGTATGGGTGGTATTTTCTGTATTTGCCGGTATGTATACGGGATGTTTTCTCATTTCACTTGCGGAAGCGGTAAAAGGGATACCTGTTTTTTCAAGAAGAGCAAGGCTTAGGACAGGTTTTGTAATTATTTTGTTTTTTTTAGCCCTTGGAAAAGGATTGGGGGCTTTATTTTATTTCAGTTCTTAAGTATAATATCCGTAAGGAGAAGATTACTTATGGATGATATGAGAGCATTTTTTAATCTGATAGATGATTTTGCCATTGTGGTGGTGGATTATAACAACG
Proteins encoded:
- a CDS encoding stage V sporulation protein AB; translated protein: MMWNEFLLIVLFSLGAGFVTSCGYFALFMTVGVISRIVQFTHTAGRERFYENLVITGVTVGNAFFTFTPYEFLPSAVWVVFSVFAGMYTGCFLISLAEAVKGIPVFSRRARLRTGFVIILFFLALGKGLGALFYFSS